In Cinclus cinclus chromosome 1, bCinCin1.1, whole genome shotgun sequence, the sequence GGAGTCAAGTGGCCGCAGGGGAGGTTCAGTTTGCAGTTAGGTAAAATTCCTAGAGGAAAGTCCGTTTAATTTCTGGCAATGACTGGCCAGGACGGAGGTGCGGTCAGCACGGCAGGAGGAGGGATTTAGATGTTGCAGAGCCGTGTCGTTTGGTAAGAGGCCTAGTGGTAGCCTGGCCAATGCCGTGGGGAAGGGTTGGACTTGATATTTTTCGTTTTGGtctttaataaatgaaatttttaaagattGGTAGCCTTGGCATTGCTTGGTTTCCATGTGGACCAAATGTCAAAGGTGTTTCCCATGTGAACAAATTCCAGGAGTGTTGGTGGCAGCTGTGCAAGGGAGCAGAGGCCAAAGTGGAGTGGCAGCAGGGTAGAAAGAGAGCCAGGGACTTTGCGGTCTTGAGTTGTGGCAAATGCCGATGGATGTGGCTGCTTGTCTTAGTGGATTTCCTTGGACAAATGGTGtttgagctctgtgtgtgtgtgctctgtgttaGTGGCTCAGCCTGGGCATGTggagggagctgtggctgctgttgaTCTCCATCCTTTTGTGATGCCTCTGAGGGTCCTCCCGATTCTACACTGCCAGAGCACGCGAAGAAGCCCAGGTTGCCTGAGAGTGCAGTGAGTGGCCCGAGAGTGGCTGAGAGCAGGGACGCAGAGGCTGGGGATGAGTGGCATGAAGTCCAGATGGAGTAAAGTCTCAAGGGAAGTATGTCAAGAGTTATACCCATGAGGCCGAGTCTGTTCAAGATCCTCAGCGACGACGGGGGCAGTGAGACTCCATGAAAACCAGTGGAGGGCCATCAAGATggagaaagggctggagaagctTTCCTAGAGGAGagcctgagagagctgggattccCAGGAGACAAGGATGGAGGGGGGTGTCATGAGTGTGTGTAAATCCCTGATGGTAGGGAGTGAAGTCCAGGGAGCCTGGCTGCTCTCAGCAGTGATGGAAAAGATGGAAGGGTGCAAATGAAAAGGGGTGAAGTTGTATGGGCAAAGGAGGGAAGGAACTTTTCTTTGTGACATTGGTCAGAGAATAGAAGAGGAGATGGAGTCTTTGTCTTGGGATATGCCAAATGTAACTGGTCGTTGTGCTGgaaatttggctgttgctgacTCTGAGCAGTGGGGTGGAAGCATTAGCACTCCGGAGTTTGTGCCAAAATGGATGATGCTGCTGTGTTGGCGGTGAAGGTTCAAGAGTCCTGCTGGGAAGAGATTTTGTCACGTGTGTGCTGGCATGGAACGGCGCCTCCGGTTTTAGGCCCAGGAGAGAACGGAGTCAAATCCTTGGGTGTAGTAGGGAATGGGCTTGTGTCACGTTTTAGAAGGTGTCTGCAAGGTCCCTGATTCCTACATGAGACTTGCTGGTTCCTGGTGGTGAcctatttgctaagaaaggttTTGTGCCCATTCCCATCCACCCTAACGGCCTGTTCCTTCCTAGAAATGTGCTGGGTGAGGGTGTGAGAGCACTGGAATGCAAAAAGAAGCAGAGTCATCTCAGACTTGGATGCAACAGAACTTTATTGAGGCAGAAGattgaaaagacaaaagaaagaagtggAAGGCATTAAGGGAGGTGGAAGCAGGGCAGCCGTCAGCTAAGGTGCTTGGCTTGCAGGAGGTGTTGCCATAGTGTCAAATTCCCTGCCAGGAACGGTAGTGAGGTCCCTTAGCAGTTGTAGCCACCCCTTCTGCCGTAGCAGCCCAGGCCTCCCAGCCCATAGCCATAGCCCAGCCCGTAGCCAAGGCCGAAGCCAAATCCACCAGAGatgggctgtccctgggcattGAGTTCAGTGCCAACGGCAGCCGAGGAGGTGGATCCGACGACGGTgttctgggggaaggaggtCATGATGGGTCCTGGCAGGGTGACCAGCACGGGGGAAGGGTTGATGATGACGCGGGAGTCCTGGCattgcagggcacagggctcgttgcagctgttggccagcgggGTGGGTCCGCAGGGTTGGCAGCAGGCCATGGTTGTGGTGCGGAGGGTCCCTGGAAGAGAGGGGTGTGAGGCAGGGCACGGCTGTTGTGTGTTAGGGCTGGTGATGCAGGAGGATGAGGGAGTGTGGAGGCTGttgtggggctgtggggaggggtGAGGGCTGCTGAGGCTGAGCATGCTGGAAGAGAGGGGTCAGGGGTGCGGGTGCAGGAGGGTCAGGGTTTTGAGGCTTACCTTGTTGTCAGCGCTGGAACAGAAGGTGTGAAGAGAAGAATGTGCGGGAGAGAAGCTCTGGGCCGGCTTTTATTCTGCTCCCAGAGGGGTGGGATTGCTTTGGTCCCATGGCCTTGGGGCATTGTGTGAGCTGCACCTGTCACCTGACACAGCCTAGTGAGTCAACAGGAGAGAAGTGCTTTCCTTCGCACCACTGCACCGTGTCACGTCCTGCTCTTGAGACCATGTCCATCTGTCCTTGGCGGCAGCTTTAAAGCGCGTGTCGGTATTTGGGAGGATTGGCATGGAAGATGTGTGTCAGAAAAGCCAGAATATGCAGCAAAAGCCTAGGAGAAATATGCGTGTCATCTGTGAGGTCATTTTGTGCTACTGGTGCGGTTTAGTTGGTGGGTGTGCTGTGACAAGCAGCCCCATTTCTTCCCAGCAGtgtcaggctgctctgggctttgcAGTTTTGCCATGAGTGCGGAGCTGCCCCTTTGATCCCAGTCATTCCCGCTTTAAAGTGTGAGTATTTGAGGCCGAAGTCTGGTGTTGATGGCACCTTTCAAAGAGGACTGAGAGATGTCTAATACTTTGAAGAGCTGGGATGTCATCAATGAGGTCAGCCAGCAGAAGTCctgtttttgggtttgtgggTGTGATGTGAAGATGGGTCCCCAATTATCCCAGGTGTGTCAGGCTGGTCTGGGCTTTGCCTCTGTTTAGCTGTGAGCACCTGGACTCTTCCATTCCATTGTCTCCCTGCTATCCTTGCCTCCAACTCTCCAAGCCTCTGTATATGCCTGGATTTTCATGTTGGAGACAGGAAAGGGATGCCTGTGCTCACCGTGCTCACCACAGTCTTGTGTTTGCTCATCCATAGCGCTCATCTTACCCAGGCCCAGGAACTTCACACTGAAGGgtcacagagctgggctcttaTACAAGAAATGGAAAACTGGTGAAGGATAAGGAGAACCAGACAAATAAGGAGCAGGTGAAGGAAGTGGGGGTTgttcaattttcagaaaaagcatgACCTTGTTCCCCTCTGGAGTTACCTGAATGGAAATCAATTGGTATTAGTCTTGTCTTCCTTTTAGCCATCCACAGGAGAAGAGGGAATGGAGTCAAGTGGCCGCAGGGGAGGTTCAGTTTGCAGTTAGGTAAAATTCCTAGAGGAAAGTCCGTTTAATTTCTGGCAATGACTGGCCAGGACGGAGGTGCGGTCAGCACGGCAGGAGGAGGGATTTAGATGTTGCAGAGCCGTGTCGTTTGGTAAGAGGCCTAGTGGTAGCCTGGCCAATGCCGTGGGGAAGGGTTGGACTTGATATTTTTCGTTTTGGtctttaataaatgaaatttttaaagattGGTAGCCTTGGCATTGCTTGGTTTCCATGTGGACCAAATGTCAAAGGTGTTTCCCATGTGAACAAATTCCAGGAGTGTTGGTGGCAGCTGTGCAAGGGAGCAGAGGCCAAAGTGGAGTGGCAGCAGGGTAGAAAGAGAGCCAGGGACTTTGCGGTCTTGAGCTGTGGCAAATGCCGATGGATGTGGCCGCTTGTCTTGGTGGATTTCCTTGGACAAATGGTGTTTGAGCTCTgggtgtgtgtgctctgtgttaGTGGCTCAGCCTGGGCATGTggagggagctgtggctgctgttgaTCTCCATCCTTTTGTGATGCCTCTGAGGGTCCTCCCGATTCTACACTGCCAGAGCACGCGAAGAAGCCCAGGTTGCCTGAGAGTGCAGTGAGTGGCCCGAGAGTGGCTGAGAGCAGGGACGCAGAGGCTGGGGATGAGTGGCATGAAGTCCAGATGGAGTAAAGTCTCAAGGGAAGTATGTCAGGAGTTATACCCATGAGGCCATGGCTGTTCAAGATCCTCAGCGACGACGGGGGCAGTGAGACTCAATGAAAACCAGTGGAGGGCCATCAAGATggagaaagggctggagaagctTTCCTAGAGGAGagcctgagagagctgggattccCAGGAGACAAGGATGGATGGGGGTGTCATGAGTGTGTGTAAATCCCTGATGGCAGGGAGTGAAGTCCAGGGAGCCTGGCTGCTCTCAGCAGTGATGGAAAAGATGGAAGGGTGCAAATGAAAAGGGGTGAAGTTGTATGGGCAAAGGAGGGAAGGAACTTTTCTTTGTGACATTGGTCAGAGAATAGAAGAGGAGATGGAGTCTTTGTCTTGGGATATGCCAAATGTAACTGGTCGTTGTGCTGgaaatttggctgttgctgacTCTGAGCAGTGGGGTGGAAGCATTAGCACTCCGGAGTTTGTGCCAAAATGGATGATGCTGCTGTGTTGGCGGTGAAGGTTCAAGAGTCCTGCTGGGAAGAGATTTTGTCACGTGTGTGCTGGCATGGAACGGCGCCTCCGGTTTTAGGCCCAGGAGAGAACGGAGTCAAATCCTTGGGTGTAGTAGGGAATGGGCTTGTGTCACGTTTTAGAAGGTGTCTGCAAGGTCCCCGATTCCTACATGAGACTTGCTGGTTCCTGGTGGTGAcctatttgctaagaaaggttTTGTGCCCATTCCCATCCACCCTAACGGCCTGTTCCTTCCTAGAAATGTGCTGGGTGAGGGTGTGAGAGCACTGGAATGCAAAAAGAAGCAGAGTCATCTCAGACTTGGATGCAACAGAACTTTATTGAGGCAGAAGattgaaaagacaaaagaaagaagtggAAGGCATTAAGGGAGGTGGAAGCAGGGCAGCCGTCAGCTAAGGTGCTTGGCTTGCAGGAGGTGTTGCCATAGTGTCAAATTCCCTGCCAGGAACGGTAGTGAGGTCCCTTAGCAGTTGTAGCCACCCCTTCTGCCGTAGCAGCCCAGGCCTCCCAGCCCATAGCCATAGCCCAGCCCGTAGCCAAGGCCGAAGCCAAATCCACCAGAGatgggctgtccctgggcattGAGTTCAGTGCCAACGGCAGCCGAGGAGGTGGATCCGACGACGGTgttctgggggaaggaggtCATGATGGGTCCTGGCAGGGTGACCAGCACGGGGGAAGGGTTGATGATGACGCGGGAGTCCTGGCattgcagggcacagggctcgttgcagctgttggccagcgggGTGGGTCCGCAGGGTTGGCAGCAGGCCATGGTTGTGGTGCGGAGGGTCCCTGGAAGAGAGGGGTGTGAGGCAGGGCACGGCTGTTGTGTGTTAGGGCTGGTGATGCAGGAGGATGAGGGAGTGTGGAGGCTGttgtggggctgtggggaggggtGAGGGCTGCTGAGGCTGAGCATGCTGGAAGAGAGGGGTCAGGGGTGCGGGTGCAGGAGGGTCAGGGTTTTGAGGCTTACCTTGTTGTCAGCGCTGGAACAGAAGGTGTGAAGAGAAGAATGTGCGGGAGAGAAGCTCTGGGCCGGCTTTTATTCTGCTCCCAGAGGGGTGGGATTGCTTTGGTCCCATGGCCTTGGGGCATTGTGTGAGCTGCACCTGTCACCTGACACAGCCTAGTGAGTCAACAGGAGAGAAGTGCTTTCCTTCGCACCACTGCGCCGTGTCACGTCCTGCTCTTGAGACCATGTCCATCTGTCCTTGGCGGCAGCTTTAAAGCGCGTGTCGGTATTTGGGAGGATTGGCATGGAAGATGTGTGTCAGAAAAGCCAGAATATGCAGCAAAAGCCTAGGAGAAATATGCGTGTCATCTGTGAGGTCATTTTGTGCTACTGGTGCGGTTTAGTTGGTGGGTGTGCTGTGACAAGCAGCCCCATTTCTTCCCAGCAGtgtcaggctgctctgggctttgcAGTTTTGCCATGAGTGCGGAGCTGCCCCTTTGATCACAGTCATTCCCGCTTTAAAGTGTGAGTATTTGAGGCCGAAGTCTGGTGTTGATGGCACCTTTCAAAGAGGACTGAGAGATGTCTAATACTTTGAAGAGCTGGGATGTCATCAATGAGGTCAGCCAGCAGAAGTCctgtttttgggtttgtgggTGTGATGTGAAGATGGGTCCCCAATTATCCCAGGTGTGTCAGGCTGGTCTGGGCTTTGCCTCTGTTTAGCTGTGAGCACCTGGACTCTTCCATTCCATTGTCTCCCTGCTGTCCTTGCCTCCAACTCTCCAAGCCTCTGTATATGCCTGGATTTTCATGTTGGAGACAGGAAAGGGATGCCTGTGCTCACCGTGCTCACCACAGTCTTGTGTTTGCTCATCCATAGCGCTCATCTTACCCAGGCCCAGGAATTTCACACTGAAGGgtcacagagctgggctcttaTACAAGAAATGGAAAACTGGTGAAGGATAAGGAGAACCAGACAAATAAGGAGCAGGTGAAGGAAGTGGGGGTTgttcaattttcagaaaaagcatgACCTTGTTCCCCTCTGGAGTTACCTGAATGGAAATCAATTGGTATTAGTCTTGTCTTCCTTTTAGCCATCCACAGGAGAAGAGGGAATGGAGTCAAGTGGCCGCAGGGGAGGTTCAGTTTGCAGTTAGGTAAAATTCCTAGAGGAAAGTCCGTTTAATTTCTGGCAATGACTGGCCAGGACGGAGGTGCGGTCAGCACGGCAGGAGGAGGGATTTAGATGTTGCAGAGCCGTGTCGTTTGGTAAGAGGCCTAGTGGTAGCCTGGCCAATGCCGTGGGGAAGGGTTGGACTTGATATTTTTCGTTTTGGtctttaataaatgaaatttttaaagattGGTAGCCTTGGCATTGCTTGGTTTCCATGTGGACCAAATGTCAAAGGTGTTTCCCATGTGAACAAATTCCAGGAGTGTTGGTGGCAGCTGTGCAAGGGAGCAGAGGCCAAAGTGGAGTGGCAGCAGGGTAGAAAGAGAGCCAGGGACTTTGCGGTCTTGAGCTGTGGCAAATGCCGATGGATGTGGCCGCTTGTCTTGGTGGATTTCCTTGGACAAATGGTGtttgagctctgtgtgtgtgtgctctgtgttaGTGGCTCAGCCTGGGCATGTggagggagctgtggctgctgttgaTCTCCATCCTTTTGTGATGCCTCTGAGGGTCCTCCCGATTCTACACTGCCAGAGCACGCGAAGAAGCCCAGGTTGCCTGAGAGTGCAGTGAGTGGCCCGAGAGTGGCTGAGAGCAGGGACGCAGAGGCTGGGGATGAGTGGCATGAAGTCCAGATGGAGTAAAGTCTCAAGGGAAGTATGTCAAGAGTTATACCCATGAGGCCACGGCTGTTCAAGATCCTCAGTGACGACGGGGGCAGTGAGACTCAATGAAAACCAGTGGAGGGCCATCAAGATggagaaagggctggagaagctTTCCTAGAGGAGagcctgagagagctgggattccCAGGAGACAAGGATGGATGGGGGTGTCATGAGTGTGTGTAAATCCCTGATGGCAGGGAGTGAAGTCCAGGGAGCCTGGCTGCTCTCAGCAGTGATGGAAAAGATGGAAGGGTGCAAATGAAAAGGGGTGAAGTTGTATGGGCAAAGGAGGGAAGGAACTTTTCTTTGTGACATTGGTCAGAGAATAGAAGAGGAGATGGAGTCTTTGTCTTGGGATATGCCAAATGTAACTGGTCGTTGTGCTGgaaatttggctgttgctgacTCTGAGCAGTGGGGTGGAAGCATTAGCACTCCGGAGTTTGTGCCAAAATGGATGGTGCTGCTGTGTTGGCGGTGAAGGTTCAAGAGTCCTGCTGGGAAGAGATTTTGTCACGTGTGTGCTGGCATGGAACGGCGCCTCCGGTTTTAGGCCCAGGAGAGAACGGAGTCAAATCCTTGGGTGTAGTAGGGAATGGGCTTGTGTCACGTTTTAGAAGGTGTCTGCAAGGTCCCCGATTCCTACATGAGACTTGCTGGTTCCTGGTGGTGAcctatttgctaagaaaggttTTGTGCCCATTCCCATCCACCCTAACGGCCTGTTCCTTCCTAGAAATGTGCTGGGTGAGGGTGTGAGAGCACTGGAATGCAAAAAGAAGCAGAGTCATCTCAGACTTGGATGCAACAGAACTTTATTGAGGCAGAAGattgaaaagacaaaagaaagaagtggAAGGCATTAAGGGAGGTGGAAGCAGGGCAGCCGTCAGCTAAGGTGCTTGGCTTGCAGGAGGTGTTGCCATAGTGTCAAATTCCCTGCCAGGAACGGTAGTGAGGTCCCTTAGCAGTTGTAGCCACCCCTTCTGCCGTAGCAGCCCAGGCCTCCCAGCCCATAGCCATAGCCCAGCCCGTAGCCAAGGCCGAAGCCAAATCCACCAGAGatgggctgtccctgggcattGAGTTCAGTGCCAACGGCAGCCGAGGAGGTGGATCCGACGACGGTgttctgggggaaggaggtCATGATGGGTCCTGGCAGGGTGACCAGCACGGGGGAAGGGTTGATGATGACGCGGGAGTCCTGGCattgcagggcacagggctcgttgcagctgttggccagcgggGTGGGTCCGCAGGGTTGGCAGCAGGCCATGGTTGTGGTGCGGAGGGTCCCTGGAAGAGAGGGGTGTGAGGCAGGGCACGGCTGTTGTGTGTTAGGGCTGGTGATGCAGGAGGATGAGGGAGTGTGGAGGCTGttgtggggctgtggggaggggtGAGGGCTGCTGAGGCTGAGCATGCTGGAAGAGAGGGGTCAGGGGTGCGGGTGCAGGAGGGTCAGGGTTTTGAGGCTTACCTTGTTGTCAGCGCTGGAACAGAAGGTGTGAAGAGAAGAATGTGCGGGAGAGAAGCTCTGGGCCGGCTTTTATTCTGCTCCCAGAGGGGTGGGATTGCTTTGGTCCCATGGCCTTGGGGCATTGTGTGAGCTGCACCTGTCACCTGACACAGCCTAGTGAGTCAACAGGAGAGAAGTGCTTTCCTTCGCACCACTGCGCCGTGTCACGTCCTGCTCTTGAGACCATGTCCATCTGTCCTTGGCGGCAGCTTTAAAGCGCGTGTCGGTATTTGGGAGGATTGGCATGGAAGATGTGTGTCAGAAAAGCCAGAATATGCAGCAAAAGCCTAGGAGAAATATGCGTGTCATCTGTGAGGTCATTTTGTGCTACTGGTGCGGTTTAGTTGGTGGGTGTGCTGTGACAAGCAGCCCCATTTCTTCCCAGCAGtgtcaggctgctctgggctttgcAGTTTTGCCA encodes:
- the LOC134051103 gene encoding feather beta keratin-like, giving the protein MACCQPCGPTPLANSCNEPCALQCQDSRVIINPSPVLVTLPGPIMTSFPQNTVVGSTSSAAVGTELNAQGQPISGGFGFGLGYGLGYGYGLGGLGCYGRRGGYNC